A region from the Stygiolobus caldivivus genome encodes:
- a CDS encoding UxaA family hydrolase, with translation MTSTIKAYVRENGAVGVRNHVLVLPLDDLSNTAATGVAKLIRGTTVIPHPYGRLQFGRDLDLLFHILSGTGANPNVAGVIVIGIEENWANKVADEIAKTGKPVEVFPIEGNGDLRTIEKASRKALEMVQEASEKQRTEVDISSVVMSIKCGESDTTSGLASNPAVGVVVDRMVDQGATVMFGETSELTGAEDIVADKMATPELREKFMKVFREYTEVIEREGVDLLGSQPTQGNIKGGLSTIEEKALGNIQKLGHRKVNCVLDYLDQLERGKGGTLCFVNTSSAAAEAVTLFAAKGSVVHLFTTGQGNVVGHPLIPVIKITANPKTAAQMSEHIDVDVSDLLDLKISLEEAGERVYKYMLRVLNGRLTRAEVLQHDEFSPIKLYISA, from the coding sequence ATGACCTCTACCATAAAGGCTTATGTAAGGGAAAACGGGGCAGTAGGGGTAAGAAACCACGTCCTCGTCTTACCTTTAGACGACCTATCCAACACCGCGGCCACGGGGGTAGCTAAGTTAATAAGGGGGACTACAGTGATCCCCCACCCTTACGGCAGGCTACAGTTCGGCCGAGACCTCGACTTACTGTTCCACATACTCTCAGGGACAGGGGCTAACCCCAACGTAGCGGGGGTGATAGTCATTGGCATTGAAGAAAACTGGGCAAACAAAGTAGCGGACGAAATAGCGAAGACCGGGAAGCCCGTAGAGGTCTTCCCGATAGAGGGAAACGGCGACTTAAGGACGATAGAAAAAGCGTCGAGAAAGGCACTGGAAATGGTACAAGAAGCCAGTGAAAAACAGAGGACGGAAGTAGACATATCTTCGGTCGTTATGAGTATTAAGTGCGGGGAATCCGATACCACTTCGGGCCTCGCCTCCAACCCGGCTGTAGGTGTAGTAGTCGACAGGATGGTAGACCAAGGGGCTACGGTCATGTTCGGCGAGACTTCAGAACTCACCGGTGCGGAAGACATAGTCGCGGACAAAATGGCCACACCGGAACTCAGGGAGAAGTTCATGAAGGTCTTCAGAGAGTACACGGAGGTCATAGAGAGGGAAGGAGTAGACCTCTTAGGGTCCCAGCCCACTCAGGGGAACATAAAGGGCGGGCTGTCAACCATCGAAGAAAAGGCTTTGGGGAACATCCAGAAGCTGGGGCACAGGAAAGTCAACTGCGTCTTGGACTACCTAGACCAGCTGGAAAGGGGGAAAGGTGGGACTCTGTGCTTCGTAAACACGTCCTCAGCTGCAGCTGAAGCCGTGACACTGTTCGCCGCTAAAGGGTCGGTAGTCCACTTGTTCACCACCGGTCAGGGTAACGTAGTAGGGCACCCCCTTATCCCGGTGATAAAGATAACAGCTAACCCCAAGACCGCCGCCCAGATGAGCGAACACATAGACGTAGACGTCTCCGACTTACTAGACCTGAAGATTTCATTAGAGGAGGCGGGTGAGAGGGTATATAAGTACATGCTCAGGGTCCTGAACGGGAGGTTGACTAGGGCTGAAGTCCTCCAACACGACGAGTTCTCCCCGATTAAACTGTACATAAGTGCGTGA
- a CDS encoding mandelate racemase/muconate lactonizing enzyme family protein — MKVSVFHLSIPFLTDPPSDWTEQWAVQLYVKVEEWGERGWGETLVAGSGIIGAYSSVITELIKPFLEGDTVSSPYELESLLEKIMFSAGNCGVVTGAISSVEMAIWGLRAKKMGVPLADLFGGRSRGSVKVYGSFPRFSRIEDVLRVTEAVRERGLNFIKLHQPPSTVLETIKAIREKYREMKVAVDLNSPFDLNGAKEFVNKVSRYEIEWVEEPLYPPNDYYALEKLTRASPVPIAAGENEYTLHGFRALLESGVSYLQPDIAKIGGVSKFLKVLELASSYHVKVAPHDRPDRSPVSLIYTLNLASARGEIEVVEYPITDFPTDLFPSVPVFKGGYVVPPENVEVREEAIAKYPYTSKVRILHFSDLEGKLIKSWYDNNP, encoded by the coding sequence ATGAAAGTCAGTGTCTTCCACCTATCAATACCGTTCCTCACCGACCCCCCTTCAGACTGGACAGAACAGTGGGCAGTACAACTATACGTAAAAGTTGAAGAGTGGGGGGAGCGGGGTTGGGGGGAGACTTTAGTAGCGGGCAGCGGTATTATAGGGGCCTATTCTTCCGTAATAACAGAACTCATAAAGCCTTTCCTCGAGGGGGACACCGTGAGCTCACCTTACGAGCTCGAAAGCCTCTTGGAGAAGATAATGTTCAGTGCCGGTAACTGCGGGGTGGTAACAGGGGCCATAAGTTCTGTGGAGATGGCGATTTGGGGGCTGAGGGCTAAGAAAATGGGAGTACCGTTGGCGGACCTCTTCGGGGGTAGGAGTAGGGGTTCTGTGAAAGTTTACGGGAGCTTCCCCAGGTTTTCAAGGATCGAAGACGTCCTTAGAGTTACGGAAGCGGTAAGGGAAAGGGGACTCAACTTCATAAAACTCCACCAACCCCCTTCCACGGTTTTGGAGACGATAAAGGCAATCCGGGAGAAGTACAGAGAAATGAAGGTAGCTGTAGACCTCAACTCGCCTTTCGACTTAAACGGTGCTAAGGAATTCGTGAATAAAGTGTCAAGGTATGAAATAGAGTGGGTAGAAGAACCTTTGTACCCGCCTAACGACTACTACGCACTGGAAAAGCTGACCAGGGCTTCCCCCGTCCCGATAGCCGCGGGAGAAAACGAGTACACACTCCACGGGTTCAGGGCCCTCTTGGAGTCCGGTGTGTCGTACCTCCAACCCGACATAGCGAAGATCGGAGGGGTGAGTAAGTTCCTGAAAGTCCTGGAACTGGCCTCGTCATACCACGTTAAGGTGGCACCCCACGACAGGCCCGATAGATCCCCGGTCTCGCTTATCTACACTCTTAACTTAGCCTCGGCTAGGGGGGAAATAGAGGTCGTGGAATACCCTATAACCGATTTCCCTACAGACCTCTTCCCTTCGGTCCCGGTCTTCAAAGGGGGGTATGTAGTCCCACCGGAAAACGTAGAAGTGAGGGAGGAAGCGATAGCTAAATACCCGTACACGAGCAAGGTCAGGATCCTACATTTTAGTGATTTAGAAGGTAAATTAATAAAATCCTGGTACGATAATAATCCCTGA
- a CDS encoding GntR family transcriptional regulator: MSNLTETAYNKILSNIVNGKYRQGQRLTEDQLCKDLNMSRTPVREALRMLLSEGVIKKENKSYSVVYITAEEVRMLYEVRIPLEGLAARLASLRASEEDIINMERTLFKVKEELEKGDPDPLTLAQLNGAFHEAIANAARNTYLRSYLTSTRVKLKIVRTSLFTSFERRAEEYDEHYSVFTAIKEREPEEAERLMVEHEKRVLDYLEKRVLVYMS, translated from the coding sequence ATGAGCAACCTAACGGAGACCGCCTATAACAAGATACTTAGTAATATAGTTAACGGTAAGTACAGACAAGGGCAGAGGCTGACGGAAGACCAGTTATGTAAAGACCTCAATATGAGCAGGACACCTGTGAGGGAGGCACTGAGGATGTTATTGTCTGAAGGGGTAATAAAGAAAGAGAACAAGTCCTATTCGGTAGTTTACATCACCGCGGAGGAGGTGAGGATGTTATACGAGGTGAGGATCCCGTTGGAGGGGCTCGCCGCTAGGCTGGCCTCATTGAGGGCTAGTGAAGAGGACATAATAAATATGGAGAGGACACTGTTTAAAGTCAAAGAAGAGTTAGAAAAAGGTGACCCCGACCCCCTGACGTTGGCCCAACTTAACGGTGCATTTCATGAGGCTATTGCAAACGCCGCGAGGAACACTTACTTACGTTCTTACCTCACAAGCACAAGGGTCAAGTTAAAAATAGTGAGGACTTCACTCTTTACCAGTTTTGAAAGGAGGGCGGAAGAATATGATGAACACTACTCGGTGTTTACCGCTATTAAGGAGAGGGAGCCGGAGGAGGCAGAACGTCTGATGGTAGAGCACGAGAAAAGGGTATTGGACTACTTGGAAAAGAGGGTCTTAGTGTATATGAGTTAA
- a CDS encoding IS607 family transposase yields MLRPKEVCQRLGISYATLREYVKKGYIKPVVLQSGKWRFREEDVEKLMGIVKKRKVILYARVSSNTQKDDLANQVKYLEEQVKDYDQVITDIGSGLNMKRKGFLKLLRMILNNEVARVVVAYPDRLVRFGFEIIEEVCKAHNCEIVVLNEEDKTPEQELIEDLISILVSFSGKLYGMRSHKYEKVKKCVEELKA; encoded by the coding sequence ATGCTAAGACCCAAAGAAGTCTGTCAACGTCTAGGGATTTCCTATGCAACACTTAGAGAATACGTTAAGAAGGGTTACATTAAGCCAGTAGTATTACAGAGCGGGAAGTGGAGGTTTAGGGAAGAAGATGTAGAGAAATTAATGGGGATTGTTAAAAAGAGGAAAGTGATATTATACGCAAGAGTGTCATCGAACACACAGAAAGACGACTTGGCGAATCAAGTGAAATACCTAGAGGAACAGGTCAAGGACTATGACCAGGTAATAACTGATATAGGATCTGGACTAAACATGAAGAGAAAAGGATTCCTCAAATTATTGAGGATGATACTGAACAACGAGGTCGCAAGGGTGGTCGTCGCATACCCAGACAGGCTTGTCAGGTTCGGATTCGAGATAATTGAAGAAGTATGCAAAGCACACAACTGCGAAATAGTAGTGTTAAACGAGGAAGATAAAACACCAGAACAAGAGTTGATAGAGGATCTGATCTCAATCCTAGTATCATTCAGTGGGAAGCTGTACGGCATGAGGAGCCATAAATATGAAAAGGTGAAGAAATGTGTCGAGGAGCTTAAGGCTTAA
- a CDS encoding RNA-guided endonuclease InsQ/TnpB family protein has translation MSRSLRLKTFQPEEEYIYLTYSLKNDKKEESRILLENYKILLQKALDWLWERTKVERKEVRKGKKVLTKVKITLPKKKEVYKELRDELEKINVLASHYVDKAINDAYSLLKSWKRRAEKGQASLRKPKLKKVYVRVKSTLRKVEGESVRVTVKPYEYITFSWSHAWFSKRVKGLELGEPIIKEEKVYLPFRYKLPWSTPLNFLAIDSNLYTLDAYDGGKFITFSIKELYSLKYGMQLKRARVQSFASKHPKKGKELTRKYSHRERNRVLDYVHKFVNKLLEMYPLTMFAVEKLDKQAMFEDATDSLSRKISRTVWRTIHRVLKYKAPLYGSFVKEVNPHLTSKSCPRCGWVSRKVGRTFRCERCGFTLDRQLNASLNIYLKMCGFPRIRDIPRVWVGVIPLKGRRRMNGAMLHDSGEAQGLRVDMKYYEIL, from the coding sequence GTGTCGAGGAGCTTAAGGCTTAAAACATTTCAACCAGAAGAGGAGTATATTTACCTAACCTACTCCCTGAAGAACGATAAGAAGGAGGAGAGCAGGATATTACTAGAGAACTACAAAATCCTACTACAAAAAGCATTAGACTGGTTGTGGGAGAGGACTAAGGTAGAGAGGAAGGAAGTGAGGAAAGGTAAGAAAGTGCTTACAAAGGTAAAAATAACCTTACCTAAGAAGAAGGAGGTATACAAGGAGCTCAGGGATGAACTAGAGAAGATTAACGTCCTAGCTTCACACTACGTGGATAAGGCAATAAACGATGCTTACTCACTCCTGAAGAGTTGGAAGAGGAGAGCTGAGAAGGGACAAGCATCACTTAGGAAACCCAAGCTAAAGAAGGTTTATGTTAGGGTAAAATCAACGCTGAGGAAGGTTGAGGGTGAGTCAGTTAGGGTAACTGTTAAACCTTACGAATACATCACGTTTTCGTGGTCACATGCATGGTTCTCTAAAAGGGTTAAAGGGCTGGAACTCGGCGAGCCTATAATTAAGGAGGAAAAAGTGTACCTACCGTTCCGCTATAAATTACCTTGGAGTACTCCGCTCAACTTCCTAGCAATTGATAGCAACCTTTACACATTAGACGCTTACGACGGGGGGAAATTCATAACGTTCTCCATCAAGGAGCTGTACAGTCTGAAGTACGGTATGCAGTTGAAGAGGGCTAGGGTTCAGTCCTTCGCCTCAAAGCACCCTAAGAAGGGTAAGGAACTTACGAGAAAGTACTCCCACCGTGAGAGGAACAGGGTGCTCGACTACGTTCACAAGTTCGTCAACAAACTCTTGGAAATGTACCCGCTGACCATGTTTGCAGTAGAGAAGCTAGACAAACAAGCGATGTTCGAGGACGCCACTGACTCCCTCTCAAGGAAGATATCGAGGACTGTGTGGAGGACAATACACCGTGTGCTTAAATACAAGGCTCCGCTTTACGGTTCATTCGTTAAGGAAGTGAACCCGCACCTCACCTCTAAGTCCTGCCCCAGATGTGGATGGGTTTCCCGAAAGGTCGGCAGGACTTTTAGGTGTGAGAGGTGTGGGTTCACGTTAGATAGGCAATTAAACGCATCTCTGAACATCTACCTCAAGATGTGCGGGTTCCCCCGCATCCGCGATATTCCGCGGGTGTGGGTTGGGGTTATCCCGCTAAAGGGGCGGAGGAGGATGAATGGGGCAATGCTCCATGACTCTGGTGAAGCCCAAGGGCTGAGGGTTGATATGAAATATTATGAA